In Turicibacter sanguinis, a genomic segment contains:
- a CDS encoding LD-carboxypeptidase has protein sequence MYIDFEIIKKNPKILIGHSDTTIGHLMCFKAGLSSFYGPSLLAEFAKNGGMFEYAKNCVQKMLFETDVGGEIKMSWNLGSEYLHCDYELCHQRR, from the coding sequence TTGTATATAGATTTTGAGATCATTAAAAAGAATCCTAAAATTTTGATTGGTCATTCTGATACAACAATTGGTCACTTAATGTGTTTTAAGGCAGGTCTTTCTAGCTTTTATGGACCGAGTTTACTCGCAGAATTTGCAAAAAATGGTGGTATGTTTGAGTATGCGAAGAACTGCGTTCAGAAGATGTTATTTGAAACTGATGTAGGAGGTGAAATCAAGATGTCTTGGAATTTGGGTAGTGAATACCTGCATTGTGACTATGAGTTATGTCATCAACGACGCTAA
- the proS gene encoding proline--tRNA ligase, which produces MSKKLVQAITAIDEDFAQWYTDVVKKAELVDYSSVKGCMIIRPYGYAIWENIQQYLDQKFKETGHENVYMPMLIPESLLQKEADHVEGFAPEVAWVTHGGNEKLSERLVVRPTSETLFCDHYSKIIQSYNDLPKKYNQWCSVVRWEKTTRPFLRTTEFLWQEGHTVHATAEEAEEETLLMLNTYAKMCEEFLAIPVLKGQKTEKEKFAGAQATYTIESLMHDGKALQSGTSHNFGTGFAKAFDIKYSDKNSKMQYAHQTSWGVTTRLIGAIIMVHGDSSGLVLPPRVAPTQVMIIPIAAHKEGVIEKACELQTRLASVARVKCDTSDKTPGWKFSEYEMKGIPVRVEIGPKDIENNQAVLVRRDTREKIIVSLDDLETKVVELLEDIQQSLFAKALAKREEMTFIATNMEELRNNADNHPGFTKAMWCEDQACEDKIKEEVGFTSRCMPFVQEQISDSCVCCGKKATKLVYWAKAY; this is translated from the coding sequence ATGAGTAAAAAACTTGTTCAAGCCATTACAGCGATTGATGAAGATTTCGCACAGTGGTATACGGATGTTGTTAAAAAAGCTGAATTAGTTGACTATTCGAGTGTGAAAGGATGTATGATTATTCGCCCATATGGTTATGCCATTTGGGAAAATATTCAACAGTATCTAGATCAAAAGTTCAAAGAAACAGGACATGAAAATGTGTACATGCCGATGTTAATTCCAGAATCGCTACTTCAAAAAGAGGCAGATCATGTTGAAGGGTTTGCTCCAGAAGTCGCATGGGTGACACACGGTGGAAATGAAAAATTATCAGAACGATTAGTTGTTCGTCCAACATCTGAAACGTTATTCTGTGATCATTATTCAAAAATTATTCAAAGTTATAATGATTTACCGAAGAAATATAATCAATGGTGTTCTGTTGTTCGTTGGGAGAAGACAACACGTCCATTCTTACGTACAACTGAGTTTTTATGGCAAGAGGGGCATACCGTACATGCTACAGCTGAGGAAGCAGAGGAAGAAACATTACTGATGCTCAATACGTATGCCAAAATGTGTGAAGAATTTTTAGCAATTCCAGTGCTTAAAGGTCAAAAAACAGAAAAAGAAAAATTTGCGGGTGCACAGGCGACGTATACGATTGAAAGTTTAATGCATGATGGAAAGGCTCTTCAAAGTGGAACGTCACATAACTTTGGAACGGGTTTTGCAAAAGCTTTTGATATTAAATACAGTGATAAAAATTCAAAGATGCAATATGCGCATCAAACTTCATGGGGTGTGACGACTCGTTTAATCGGAGCTATTATTATGGTGCATGGGGATAGTAGTGGACTTGTACTACCTCCACGTGTCGCTCCAACACAAGTGATGATTATTCCAATTGCAGCCCATAAAGAGGGGGTTATAGAAAAGGCATGTGAGCTTCAAACACGTCTAGCAAGTGTTGCTCGTGTCAAGTGTGATACATCGGATAAAACACCAGGATGGAAGTTTAGTGAGTATGAGATGAAGGGAATTCCAGTTCGCGTTGAAATCGGACCAAAAGATATTGAAAATAATCAGGCGGTCTTAGTTCGTCGTGATACACGTGAAAAAATCATCGTATCATTAGATGATCTTGAAACAAAAGTGGTGGAATTATTAGAAGACATTCAACAAAGTTTGTTTGCAAAAGCATTAGCTAAACGTGAAGAGATGACCTTTATAGCGACAAACATGGAGGAGTTAAGAAATAATGCAGATAATCACCCAGGATTCACGAAAGCCATGTGGTGTGAAGATCAAGCATGTGAAGATAAAATTAAAGAAGAGGTTGGATTTACGTCACGATGTATGCCGTTTGTTCAAGAGCAGATAAGTGACAGTTGCGTTTGCTGCGGGAAAAAGGCAACGAAACTTGTATACTGGGCAAAAGCTTATTAA
- a CDS encoding DUF4177 domain-containing protein, translating to MKKFEYRLEQIDVDIKSVLNQEQTKTQEILNQKLNELGKEGWRLCGVNGSWYYFTREMTAYI from the coding sequence ATGAAAAAATTTGAATACCGATTAGAACAAATAGACGTAGATATTAAAAGTGTCCTTAATCAGGAACAAACCAAAACTCAGGAAATATTAAATCAAAAATTAAATGAATTAGGAAAAGAAGGTTGGAGACTTTGCGGTGTGAATGGATCATGGTATTATTTCACTCGTGAAATGACCGCCTATATATAA
- a CDS encoding DeoR/GlpR family DNA-binding transcription regulator: MITEERHQLIITELKQKGSVKVSDLVERFNISESTIRRDLVFLENLNYLKRVHGGAVNVKNKFVESSYNEKAAQNSHEKDAIAKYAAALVEDGDSIYIDSGTTTFEMIKYLAGKKIMVVTNGLSNVESLIEYDIPCFVLGGKVKRNTKAVVGYEAITTLNRYCFDKCFMGANGVHSMHGFTTPDPEEAMIKENAIKASNDIFVLADGSKFGEVSFTRFAELNDATIITNLEDDLNRYHEKTTVKVVKQ, from the coding sequence GTGATTACGGAAGAGAGACATCAACTCATTATAACTGAATTAAAACAAAAAGGCTCGGTCAAAGTTTCAGACCTGGTTGAAAGATTTAATATCTCAGAATCAACAATTCGACGAGATTTAGTTTTTCTAGAAAATTTAAATTATTTAAAACGCGTTCATGGTGGGGCAGTTAATGTTAAAAATAAATTTGTTGAAAGTAGTTATAATGAAAAAGCTGCACAAAACAGTCATGAAAAAGACGCCATTGCCAAATACGCTGCCGCGCTTGTTGAAGATGGTGATAGCATTTATATTGACTCTGGAACGACGACGTTTGAGATGATTAAATATTTAGCTGGAAAAAAAATCATGGTCGTCACAAATGGATTATCTAATGTTGAATCATTAATTGAGTATGACATCCCGTGTTTTGTTTTAGGCGGTAAAGTCAAGCGAAATACTAAAGCGGTCGTAGGGTATGAAGCGATTACGACATTAAATCGTTATTGTTTTGATAAATGCTTTATGGGTGCTAATGGGGTTCACTCTATGCATGGATTTACAACACCTGATCCAGAAGAAGCCATGATTAAAGAAAATGCCATTAAGGCTTCAAATGATATCTTCGTTTTAGCAGACGGAAGTAAATTTGGAGAAGTCAGTTTTACGCGTTTTGCAGAATTGAATGATGCAACGATTATTACAAATTTAGAAGACGATTTAAATCGTTATCATGAAAAAACAACAGTGAAGGTAGTGAAACAATGA
- the pfkB gene encoding 1-phosphofructokinase, translating to MIYTVTLNPSIDYVVTMDQLNEGSVNRVSTENLYAGGKGINVSQILNQHGVDNVALGFISGFTGVFIQESLHSKGIKTDFIHLKEGFSRINMKVKTIVDETEINGVGPAISKEDIANLYAQFDGLTAEDVLVLAGSIPGTLPDNFYEEIMKHLENKGVKIVVDATKNLLLNVLKYRPFLIKPNHHEIAEMFNVEIKSIDELLVYGRKLKEMGAQNVLISMGGDGAVLITENDDVFQSNVPKGTVKNSVGAGDSMVAGFMAGYLNSHSYEKALQLGAASGSATAFSSDVATKEYIDQLVDQITVKPL from the coding sequence ATGATTTATACAGTTACATTAAATCCGTCCATTGATTATGTCGTGACGATGGATCAGTTAAATGAAGGCTCTGTCAATCGTGTGAGTACTGAAAACTTATATGCGGGTGGAAAAGGAATCAATGTCTCACAAATTTTAAATCAACATGGGGTTGATAATGTTGCCTTAGGATTTATTAGTGGATTTACAGGAGTGTTTATTCAAGAGAGTCTCCATTCAAAAGGAATTAAAACGGATTTTATTCATTTAAAAGAAGGCTTCTCACGTATTAATATGAAAGTGAAAACAATCGTAGATGAAACTGAAATTAATGGAGTTGGGCCTGCGATTTCTAAAGAAGATATTGCCAACTTGTATGCGCAATTCGATGGTTTAACAGCAGAAGATGTTTTAGTGTTAGCAGGAAGTATCCCGGGAACATTGCCTGATAATTTCTATGAAGAAATTATGAAGCATTTGGAAAACAAGGGGGTCAAAATTGTAGTTGATGCCACGAAAAACTTATTGCTCAATGTTTTAAAATATCGTCCCTTCTTAATTAAACCAAATCATCATGAAATTGCGGAAATGTTTAATGTTGAAATTAAAAGTATTGATGAGCTACTGGTTTATGGACGTAAGTTGAAAGAAATGGGTGCTCAAAATGTCTTAATTTCGATGGGTGGAGACGGCGCAGTTTTAATCACAGAAAATGATGATGTGTTTCAAAGTAATGTTCCAAAGGGAACAGTTAAAAACTCTGTTGGAGCAGGAGATTCAATGGTTGCTGGATTTATGGCGGGTTATTTAAACTCTCATAGCTATGAAAAGGCCCTACAATTAGGGGCAGCGAGTGGAAGTGCAACTGCCTTTTCTTCAGATGTCGCAACAAAAGAATATATTGATCAGTTAGTAGATCAAATTACCGTTAAACCATTATAA
- a CDS encoding PTS fructose transporter subunit IIABC, giving the protein MRITDLLNKQSISLNLKATNKMSAIDELVDLVNASGNLNNKEEYKQGIIAREEQSTTGIGEGIAIPHAKTKAVKKACLAAAVSKAGVDYESFDGSLAHLFFMIAAPDGANNTHLEVLSRLSTILMDETFRQDLMNATSVDQFLSLIDAKETEKFPEEEVVEEVKTPTSAKDSKYPRVLAVTACPTGIAHTFMAAESLNKKGAEMGISIKVETNGSAGAKNVLTKEEIENCDAIIVAADKKVEMARFNGKKVIQTKVADGIHKSEELITRAINGDAPVYHSAEGAQEVEESNESLGRQLYKHLMNGVSNMLPFVVAGGILIALAFLFDDRSIDPSNFGSNTPFAAFFKSVGDAAFGFLLPVLAGFIAVSIADRPAMVVGFVGGFLANAGGAGFLGALLAGFIAGYLVLLLRKVLSFLPQSLEGIKPVLLYPLLGTLLIGIVMTFIVNPPVAFLNNGLTNFLNSLGTSSAILLGIVVAGMMAIDMGGPFNKAAYVFGIASLNSGNEAVMAAVMAGGMVPPLAIALATTFFKHRFTKQEQDAGKVNYIMGLSFITEGAIPFAAADPLKVIPSCVIGSAVAGALTMVFNCTLPAPHGGIFVFPVVGNWPMYLVAILIGSVVGALILAFLKRSVKQEA; this is encoded by the coding sequence ATGAGAATTACTGACTTATTAAATAAGCAATCAATTAGTTTAAATTTAAAAGCAACTAATAAAATGTCAGCGATTGATGAATTAGTTGATTTAGTCAATGCAAGTGGCAATTTAAATAATAAAGAAGAGTATAAGCAAGGTATTATTGCTCGTGAAGAGCAAAGTACAACAGGTATTGGGGAGGGAATTGCAATCCCTCATGCCAAAACGAAAGCGGTTAAAAAAGCATGTTTAGCAGCAGCCGTTAGTAAAGCAGGAGTGGACTATGAATCATTTGACGGAAGCTTAGCTCACTTATTCTTCATGATTGCAGCACCAGATGGAGCGAATAATACTCACTTAGAAGTATTATCACGTTTATCAACAATATTAATGGATGAAACATTCCGTCAAGATTTAATGAATGCCACATCAGTGGATCAATTTTTATCTTTAATTGATGCGAAGGAAACAGAAAAATTCCCTGAAGAAGAAGTGGTTGAAGAGGTGAAAACGCCAACATCAGCAAAAGATTCAAAATACCCTCGAGTGTTAGCGGTAACAGCCTGTCCAACTGGAATTGCTCATACCTTTATGGCTGCTGAAAGTTTAAATAAAAAAGGAGCTGAAATGGGAATTTCAATTAAAGTTGAAACAAACGGATCAGCAGGAGCTAAAAATGTTTTAACGAAAGAAGAAATTGAAAACTGTGACGCAATCATTGTAGCGGCTGATAAAAAAGTAGAAATGGCACGCTTTAATGGTAAAAAAGTGATTCAAACAAAAGTGGCGGATGGAATTCATAAATCAGAAGAATTAATCACGCGTGCCATTAATGGCGATGCGCCAGTTTATCATAGTGCAGAAGGCGCACAAGAAGTGGAAGAATCAAACGAAAGCCTTGGTCGTCAATTATATAAACACTTAATGAATGGTGTGTCAAACATGTTACCATTCGTTGTAGCAGGTGGTATTTTAATTGCTTTAGCATTCCTATTTGATGATCGCTCAATTGATCCAAGTAATTTTGGTTCAAATACGCCGTTTGCAGCTTTCTTTAAATCAGTAGGAGATGCAGCATTTGGATTCTTATTACCTGTTTTAGCTGGATTTATTGCCGTTAGTATCGCAGACCGTCCAGCGATGGTTGTCGGATTTGTTGGTGGATTCTTAGCAAACGCTGGTGGGGCAGGATTCTTAGGTGCGTTACTAGCAGGGTTTATTGCCGGATATTTAGTATTATTACTTCGAAAAGTATTATCATTCTTACCACAATCACTTGAAGGAATTAAACCGGTGCTATTATATCCTTTATTAGGAACACTGTTAATTGGGATTGTGATGACATTTATTGTTAATCCACCAGTAGCCTTTTTAAATAATGGATTAACTAACTTCTTAAATAGTTTAGGAACAAGTTCAGCTATCTTATTAGGAATTGTTGTTGCTGGTATGATGGCAATCGATATGGGAGGACCATTCAATAAAGCGGCTTATGTCTTTGGGATTGCATCTTTAAATTCAGGAAATGAAGCGGTTATGGCAGCTGTAATGGCAGGTGGGATGGTTCCACCGTTAGCAATTGCGTTAGCGACAACTTTCTTTAAACACCGTTTTACAAAACAAGAACAAGATGCTGGTAAAGTTAACTATATTATGGGATTATCATTTATCACAGAAGGAGCTATTCCATTTGCAGCAGCCGATCCACTAAAAGTCATTCCATCTTGTGTGATTGGATCAGCAGTAGCGGGAGCGTTAACAATGGTGTTTAATTGTACATTACCTGCACCTCATGGTGGAATCTTCGTCTTCCCAGTAGTAGGAAACTGGCCAATGTACTTAGTAGCTATTTTAATTGGATCTGTTGTGGGAGCCTTAATCTTAGCCTTCCTAAAACGTTCAGTAAAACAAGAAGCTTAA
- a CDS encoding 1,4-dihydroxy-2-naphthoate polyprenyltransferase, producing MNFSSFLKLIEIQTKVASIIPFLFGSLYVYYRYHVFSIKNAVIMFISMIIFDMTTTMINNYMDYKQAIKKEGYGYEIHNPIVGDQLAPKQIKRLIIFMLCLSGCFGLLLVSQTNAFVLFLGIICFIIGIGYSFGPLPISRTPFGEIFSGITMGLILTFISMYIHIYDQEFISFHHESTHIELFMNVSQLLVLVIVSIPLIMGISNIMLANNICDMDDDLINQRYTLPICIGKERALLLFFALYIFGYFSIIFGVMIGVLPFVSLVTLVTLKPVLHHIKQFVDAPSKQHTFSLSVKIFILINVVYLSSILIAIII from the coding sequence ATGAATTTTTCAAGCTTTTTAAAATTAATTGAAATCCAAACTAAAGTGGCCAGTATTATCCCCTTTTTATTTGGGTCATTATATGTCTACTACCGTTATCATGTTTTTTCTATCAAGAATGCCGTCATTATGTTTATCTCAATGATTATTTTTGATATGACCACCACGATGATTAATAATTACATGGACTACAAACAGGCCATAAAAAAAGAAGGTTATGGTTATGAAATCCATAATCCCATCGTTGGTGATCAATTAGCACCTAAACAAATTAAACGGTTGATTATTTTCATGCTTTGTTTATCTGGTTGTTTTGGACTGTTACTCGTTAGCCAGACGAATGCCTTCGTTCTTTTTCTTGGAATCATTTGCTTTATTATTGGGATTGGTTATTCTTTTGGTCCTCTTCCCATTTCAAGAACTCCTTTTGGCGAAATTTTTTCAGGGATTACGATGGGATTAATTCTGACTTTTATTAGTATGTATATCCATATCTACGATCAAGAGTTTATTAGCTTTCATCATGAGAGTACACATATTGAATTATTCATGAATGTGTCTCAATTGTTAGTTTTAGTCATTGTGTCGATTCCATTGATAATGGGAATTTCTAATATTATGTTAGCAAATAACATTTGCGATATGGATGATGATTTAATAAATCAACGCTATACCTTACCGATTTGTATTGGAAAAGAGCGTGCCCTACTTTTATTCTTTGCACTTTATATTTTTGGATATTTTTCAATTATCTTTGGTGTGATGATTGGTGTTCTACCTTTCGTTTCATTAGTCACTTTAGTGACACTCAAACCGGTCCTTCACCATATTAAACAATTTGTTGATGCTCCCTCAAAACAGCATACGTTTAGTTTAAGCGTCAAAATTTTTATCCTCATTAATGTTGTCTATCTTTCAAGCATTTTAATAGCGATTATCATTTAA
- a CDS encoding glycosyltransferase family 32 protein, producing the protein MGQLIPKIIHQIWLGKRPIPTQIQSYMQSWKTYHPDWQFILWTDENLIPLQNQDLYNQVEDLRQKADIVRYEVLYQYGGVYVDIDMECFKNIEPLLQEGEFFVGTEDDFYLSNELMAVTKKHDLIKELLDGLKYSLSNDENKSIDEQTGPIFMTKYLLWMPQVTVAEQQLLYPTPEQLKKADSPFYTVHRAKCCKQLFK; encoded by the coding sequence ATGGGACAATTAATTCCTAAAATTATTCATCAAATTTGGCTTGGAAAGCGTCCGATTCCAACTCAAATTCAGTCATATATGCAGTCATGGAAAACATATCACCCTGATTGGCAATTTATCCTATGGACAGATGAGAATTTGATTCCTTTACAAAATCAAGATCTTTATAATCAGGTAGAGGATCTAAGACAAAAAGCGGATATTGTCCGTTACGAAGTGTTATATCAATATGGCGGAGTCTATGTTGACATTGATATGGAATGCTTTAAAAACATTGAACCTTTATTACAAGAGGGTGAATTTTTCGTAGGCACCGAAGATGATTTCTATTTATCAAATGAGTTGATGGCTGTGACGAAAAAACATGATTTAATCAAAGAGTTACTAGATGGGTTAAAATATTCGCTATCTAATGATGAGAATAAAAGCATCGATGAGCAAACTGGCCCTATTTTTATGACCAAATACCTACTTTGGATGCCTCAGGTAACAGTTGCTGAGCAACAACTGTTATATCCAACACCCGAACAACTAAAAAAAGCAGATTCACCTTTTTATACCGTCCATCGTGCTAAGTGTTGTAAACAGCTGTTCAAATAA
- a CDS encoding DMT family transporter has protein sequence MKRNQGVLLTILSAFLFGFTPILAKWTYSGGSNAISLTFYRALFSLPVLYGILKYRKVSLKVTKSQWIHLLIVGILGQTVTTITLYATYDYLSVGMATTLHFVYPAFVVLAAVLYFKEKWTRAKVISIILAMIGMLCFIDLSGHISLYGVFLALVSGMTYAFFILYIDKSGLKELDSFKLTFYINLVVSAAVFVYGMGTHSLMINLTPIAWGLTLIISLLVSVFAVALLQIGIKLIGSTKASILCLFEPITSVVFGLILLHEDLTILKLTGCILILLSAYAISKEK, from the coding sequence ATGAAACGAAATCAAGGTGTTTTACTCACAATCTTATCTGCCTTTCTTTTTGGATTCACCCCAATCTTAGCTAAATGGACCTATAGTGGTGGAAGTAACGCAATTAGTTTGACCTTTTATCGAGCCCTTTTTTCTTTACCTGTGCTATATGGTATCTTGAAATATAGAAAAGTCTCATTAAAAGTGACAAAGTCACAATGGATTCATTTGCTAATTGTCGGAATTTTAGGGCAGACAGTTACAACAATCACGCTTTATGCGACGTATGACTATTTATCAGTTGGAATGGCGACAACACTACATTTTGTTTATCCTGCATTTGTTGTGTTAGCAGCTGTTCTATATTTTAAAGAAAAGTGGACACGAGCTAAAGTCATCTCAATCATACTGGCTATGATTGGAATGTTATGTTTTATTGATTTAAGTGGTCATATTAGTTTGTATGGTGTTTTCTTAGCGTTGGTATCAGGAATGACTTACGCCTTCTTCATTTTATATATTGATAAAAGTGGCCTTAAAGAGTTAGATTCGTTTAAACTGACTTTTTATATTAACTTAGTGGTATCTGCTGCGGTGTTCGTTTATGGGATGGGAACTCATTCTTTAATGATTAATTTAACGCCCATCGCCTGGGGATTAACATTAATCATTTCATTATTAGTATCAGTGTTCGCCGTTGCTTTACTGCAAATCGGAATTAAATTAATTGGAAGCACCAAAGCATCGATTCTTTGTTTATTTGAACCCATCACAAGCGTTGTATTTGGACTCATTTTATTACACGAAGATTTAACAATTTTAAAGTTAACAGGTTGTATTTTAATTTTGTTATCTGCATATGCCATTTCTAAAGAAAAATAA
- a CDS encoding chloride channel protein, with the protein MDSFKKLGLQLVKWILLSLLMGVMIGVMVGGFKQILSTANHYRSTHEKLVFGLPVAGVVISFLYVKVRRNAYSGENLLKSEVQQAAKNIPLSMIPAVVIGSLVTTFFGGSAGKEAAGVAIGGITGDFLSRKFHLSDEEQRTLVVAGVGSGFGVLYNTPLAGAILGMELVLKGKFHYEALLPAFLTSVISSEVAKQIGDELITYPSLELGALDLTLILKLVGMGLLFGLVAMMFNGALDLAPKIYSRWIKSPYIKGMVGGVLTIILFWMAGDNYNGLGQSHIALAFEEPVSLIEFIWKIIFTAVALGSVFQGGRGNPTFFVGATFGSAIATFFKLPVASVAALGMIGVFCGATALPLTGIMMAIEYFGSSHVMAIIIVMIISYSISGFYDLLTHSKLAKGKKEIFEGQVESNGN; encoded by the coding sequence ATGGATTCATTCAAAAAATTAGGCTTACAACTCGTTAAATGGATCCTATTGAGTCTTTTAATGGGAGTCATGATTGGTGTGATGGTAGGTGGATTTAAACAAATCTTAAGTACAGCTAATCACTATCGGAGCACTCATGAGAAGTTAGTCTTTGGTTTACCTGTTGCAGGAGTAGTTATCAGTTTTTTATACGTGAAAGTTAGACGAAATGCGTATTCAGGAGAGAATTTACTAAAATCAGAAGTTCAACAAGCTGCGAAGAATATTCCGCTTTCCATGATTCCGGCTGTTGTGATTGGATCTTTGGTGACAACTTTTTTTGGAGGATCAGCAGGGAAAGAAGCAGCGGGAGTTGCGATCGGTGGGATAACAGGTGATTTTTTATCAAGAAAATTTCATTTAAGTGATGAGGAGCAACGGACATTAGTTGTTGCAGGTGTTGGAAGTGGCTTTGGCGTCCTTTATAATACACCATTAGCCGGAGCTATTTTAGGAATGGAATTAGTTTTAAAGGGAAAGTTTCATTACGAAGCATTACTTCCTGCTTTTTTAACAAGTGTTATTTCAAGTGAGGTTGCGAAACAAATTGGAGATGAACTCATTACTTATCCCTCTTTAGAGCTTGGAGCTCTTGATTTGACTTTAATTTTAAAATTAGTTGGAATGGGGCTGTTATTTGGACTGGTGGCCATGATGTTTAATGGGGCTTTAGACCTAGCCCCTAAAATTTATTCTAGGTGGATTAAGAGCCCCTATATTAAAGGCATGGTAGGGGGCGTGCTAACAATTATTCTTTTTTGGATGGCTGGGGATAATTATAATGGGTTAGGACAGTCACATATCGCTTTAGCCTTTGAGGAACCCGTTAGTCTCATTGAGTTTATTTGGAAGATTATTTTTACAGCTGTTGCCCTAGGGTCTGTTTTTCAAGGGGGACGTGGAAATCCAACCTTTTTTGTTGGAGCAACATTTGGGAGTGCCATTGCAACATTTTTTAAATTACCTGTTGCTTCAGTTGCAGCACTTGGGATGATTGGAGTTTTTTGCGGCGCAACAGCCTTACCGTTAACTGGAATTATGATGGCGATTGAATATTTTGGATCTTCACATGTTATGGCGATTATTATAGTCATGATTATTTCATACAGTATTTCTGGTTTTTATGATTTATTGACTCATTCAAAGCTTGCTAAAGGAAAAAAAGAGATTTTTGAAGGGCAGGTAGAATCAAATGGAAATTAA
- a CDS encoding exodeoxyribonuclease III, which translates to MKFISWNVNGLRACVKKGFLDFVEAEQPDFLCVQETKLQEGQIDLQLDGYYQYWNYAVKKGYSGTAIFTKHEPLQVTYGLNIAEHDQEGRVITLEYNDFYLVTVYTPNSQNELARLDYRLTWEEAFRNYLIGLDVLKPVIVCGDLNVAHQQIDLKNPKTNTKNAGFTIEERNEMTKLLNSGFIDTFRYFYPTKENCYSWWSYRAGARAKNVGWRIDYFITSKALESRLEDARIYPDVLGSDHCPVGLQLKK; encoded by the coding sequence ATGAAATTTATTTCATGGAATGTAAATGGATTGCGTGCTTGTGTGAAAAAAGGATTTTTAGATTTTGTCGAAGCAGAGCAACCTGATTTTTTATGTGTACAAGAAACAAAATTACAAGAAGGTCAAATTGATTTGCAATTAGATGGCTATTATCAATATTGGAATTATGCCGTGAAGAAAGGTTATTCAGGAACGGCTATTTTTACAAAACATGAGCCATTACAGGTGACTTACGGCCTTAATATTGCAGAACATGATCAAGAAGGTCGTGTCATTACCCTCGAATATAATGATTTTTATTTGGTAACGGTCTATACACCTAATTCTCAAAATGAGTTGGCACGACTCGATTATCGCTTGACATGGGAAGAAGCTTTTAGAAATTATTTGATAGGATTAGATGTTTTAAAACCAGTCATTGTTTGCGGTGATTTGAATGTAGCCCATCAACAAATCGATTTAAAAAATCCTAAAACAAATACAAAAAACGCTGGATTCACAATCGAGGAACGTAATGAAATGACGAAACTATTAAATAGTGGGTTTATCGATACATTCCGTTATTTTTATCCAACAAAAGAAAATTGTTATAGTTGGTGGTCTTATCGTGCAGGCGCACGTGCAAAAAACGTTGGATGGCGTATTGATTACTTTATTACCTCAAAAGCATTAGAATCAAGACTTGAAGATGCGAGAATTTATCCTGATGTTTTAGGATCTGATCACTGTCCAGTTGGATTACAATTGAAGAAATAA